A segment of the Solea solea chromosome 14, fSolSol10.1, whole genome shotgun sequence genome:
tggaCTAATTGCCGGGATATGTGCAGCCCTTTTTTCTAAGTGAGATACGAGGAAATCAATTAGTAAGTACAAGCTTCAAGACTTGCGGAGGGGATGGAAGACTAAACCAGCTGGAAATAAAAAGGTAATCGGGACTTATGTGATCTGATGAGATACCCCTGCAGTTGCAGTCCTGTTCTTTAAGCAAAGATATCCGGACTTAAGCTGTTGAATAATTTTGTGACTGcagatttttttgattttttttcatcagatgtGCAGTGTGAGCCTATATCTGCCATCCGAAGAGGACATTTCATCACTGCTTGTAATAAATCGCCCCCCAAAAAAGGTGTATATCCAAAACGCGGCTTAAATATTTGCTggcacggaggaggaggagaatttaACGCGGACTCTTGAACCCCATTACTTCATCTGCAGGgaagatttttttccccctttttattGTGGGCTTGCTCGCAGGAATTTTAATGTTGTGCTTATGCAGTTAGAACATCCCCACCCCCCCTCATTTCATTCGACTTAAAAATGGACAGTTTTTCGCCTGATGACATCTGCACGGATTTACACGGCTAAAATCACAGTGGTGAGGAACATTCAGCATGTTTTCACAGCTCTGTCGTCCCCACTGTTTCGCCCGCTGCAGCAGACCTGAGGATGCGCTCTGCCTGAGAAGAGTGAAGTAGGCTGAGGCACTTGTTAGAATTATAGCTTCCACATCATGATTTAATTTGCTTACACGCGACCCCATTCATCACCCCCGACACTTTTTCCGGACATTTCAGTCAGAAGATGATTCATTTGGAACATTTTTGCTGTTTCCTCTGACGTGCATTCCTGTGCGTAATTATCGAGGTTTTTaaggcagagaagaaaaaaaagaaagaaagaaagaaagaaaaaaaaaatcaacaggtACAATACAAACCAAGGACATGGAATTAATACAAATCATTGCTGTGTTCCTCTTATTTTTGATCGGGGTTGAGGCCGTCATCAACCTCAAGTATGGAATAAACGAGGAAATGAAGCCCGGGTCTGTGATTGGAAACGTGACAAAGGACGCACTAAAGCAAGGATTCCAGATCGCACCGCAGCCCCCATACTTGAGGGTTATTTCCAACTCAGAGCCACGATGGGTGGAACTCAGTCCAGCCGGAATCCTTACAACCCAGATGAAAATAGACCGGGATGTAGTTTGTCGGCAGAACCCAAAGTGTATTATTTCCCTAGAAGTGATGTCAAACTCCATGGAGATCTGTGTCATCAAAGTTGAAATCGAGGATTTGAACGATAACGCACCCAGATTCCCAACGAGCCACATTGACATTGAAATTTCTGAGAATGCCTCCCCTGGTACTCGGTTTCCCCTAGAGGGGGCAAGCGATCCGGACTCGGGGATCTTTGGAGTGCAGTCGTATTCTATCACACCTAATGAGCTTTTCGGACTAGAAATAAAGACCAGAGGTGATGGATCCAAAATTGCTGAGCTTGTTGTGCAGAAATCGTTAGACAGGGAGACACAGTCACACTACACATATGAGATCAGTGCAGAGGACGGAGGAGACCCTCCAAAGATAGGCGCGGTCCAGTTAAATATCAAAGTAATTGATTCCAATGACAACAACCCTGTGTTTGACGAGCCGGTGTATACAGTGAACGTTATGGAGAATTCACCGATGAACACATTAGTGATTGACTTGAACGCAACGGATCCTGACGAGGGCCCTAATGGAGAGGTCGTGTACTCGTTTAACAGCTACGTCACCGAGAAAACGAGGGACGCGTTTAAAATTGACCCCAGAACCGGGATCATCACCGTCAACGGCATTTTGGATTACGAAGCAACGCAAATATATGAGATCGACGTGCAGGCCAAAGATTTAGGTCCCAACTCCATCCCAGCTCACTGCAAAGTCACAGTGAACGTGATGGACACGAACGATAACCCACCTGTCATCAGTTTGCTCTCACTGAACACGGAGATGGTGGAAGTGAGTGAAAACGCGCAGCGCGGCTATGTCATTGCACTGGTGAGAGTGTCAGATAAGGATTCTGGGGCCAATGGTAAAGTGCAGTGCAGGCTGCAGGGAAATGTTCCGTTCAGACTGCAAGAATATGAGAGCTTCTCCACCATACTAGTGGACGGGAGGCTGGACAGAGAGCAAAAGGACACATACAATCTGACCATTCAAGCGGAGGACAGTGGCACCCCTCCGTTACGCGCCACAAAATCCCTCGTAGTCAAAGTCTCGGATGAAAATGACAACCCTCCCCACTTCCTCAAGCCACATTATCAGGAGATGGTCATGGAAAACAATCTCCCCGGCTCGTGTCTGCTGGCAGTGTCAGCAGAGGACCCGGACCTGGGGATGAATGGCACCGTCTCCTACTCCATAGTCCCCGGTGAGATTAAGCACATGGATGTAAACACATATGTCAGCATAAACCCATCAGGCCGCATTTACTCCATGAGATCGTTCGACCACGAATACACCAGGACTTTTGATTTCAAAGTTTTGGCCAGAGACAATGGCAACCCCTCGCTGTCAAGTAACGCCACGGTGCGCATCGTCGTGCTCGACGTCAACGACAACACACCTGTGATGACAAACCCTCCGCTGGTCAACGGCACCGCG
Coding sequences within it:
- the pcdh19 gene encoding protocadherin-19 isoform X6, whose amino-acid sequence is MELIQIIAVFLLFLIGVEAVINLKYGINEEMKPGSVIGNVTKDALKQGFQIAPQPPYLRVISNSEPRWVELSPAGILTTQMKIDRDVVCRQNPKCIISLEVMSNSMEICVIKVEIEDLNDNAPRFPTSHIDIEISENASPGTRFPLEGASDPDSGIFGVQSYSITPNELFGLEIKTRGDGSKIAELVVQKSLDRETQSHYTYEISAEDGGDPPKIGAVQLNIKVIDSNDNNPVFDEPVYTVNVMENSPMNTLVIDLNATDPDEGPNGEVVYSFNSYVTEKTRDAFKIDPRTGIITVNGILDYEATQIYEIDVQAKDLGPNSIPAHCKVTVNVMDTNDNPPVISLLSLNTEMVEVSENAQRGYVIALVRVSDKDSGANGKVQCRLQGNVPFRLQEYESFSTILVDGRLDREQKDTYNLTIQAEDSGTPPLRATKSLVVKVSDENDNPPHFLKPHYQEMVMENNLPGSCLLAVSAEDPDLGMNGTVSYSIVPGEIKHMDVNTYVSINPSGRIYSMRSFDHEYTRTFDFKVLARDNGNPSLSSNATVRIVVLDVNDNTPVMTNPPLVNGTAEVSIPRNAGVGYMVTQVKADDYDEGENGRLTYTISEGDRAFFEIDQVNGEVRSTRMFGENAKSTYEITVVARDHGKPSLSASAYIVVYLSPDLNAQEPIGAVNLSLIFIIALGSIAAILFITMIFVAVKCKRDNKEIRTYNCSFFYLRRVAEYSYGNQKKSSKKKKLSKNDIRLVPRDVEETDKMNVTENYSIDSSYVNSRAHLIKSTSTFKDLEGNSLKDSGHEESDQTDSEHDVQRGHYVDTAVNDVLNMTVPPNVCQLPDQDPSEGFHCQDECRILGHSDRCWMPRVPARAKSPEHGRNVIALSIEATTVDVPHYEDGTTKRTFATFGKDGPEDVERGEIKGKRTQESQVCSPKANGGAVREAGNGREAASPITSPVHLKSPVSKPSSAYNTLKCRDAERIANHSLLRQPEGKDSEPAVREINTLLHDGRDKESPSSKRLKDIVL
- the pcdh19 gene encoding protocadherin-19 isoform X7 is translated as MELIQIIAVFLLFLIGVEAVINLKYGINEEMKPGSVIGNVTKDALKQGFQIAPQPPYLRVISNSEPRWVELSPAGILTTQMKIDRDVVCRQNPKCIISLEVMSNSMEICVIKVEIEDLNDNAPRFPTSHIDIEISENASPGTRFPLEGASDPDSGIFGVQSYSITPNELFGLEIKTRGDGSKIAELVVQKSLDRETQSHYTYEISAEDGGDPPKIGAVQLNIKVIDSNDNNPVFDEPVYTVNVMENSPMNTLVIDLNATDPDEGPNGEVVYSFNSYVTEKTRDAFKIDPRTGIITVNGILDYEATQIYEIDVQAKDLGPNSIPAHCKVTVNVMDTNDNPPVISLLSLNTEMVEVSENAQRGYVIALVRVSDKDSGANGKVQCRLQGNVPFRLQEYESFSTILVDGRLDREQKDTYNLTIQAEDSGTPPLRATKSLVVKVSDENDNPPHFLKPHYQEMVMENNLPGSCLLAVSAEDPDLGMNGTVSYSIVPGEIKHMDVNTYVSINPSGRIYSMRSFDHEYTRTFDFKVLARDNGNPSLSSNATVRIVVLDVNDNTPVMTNPPLVNGTAEVSIPRNAGVGYMVTQVKADDYDEGENGRLTYTISEGDRAFFEIDQVNGEVRSTRMFGENAKSTYEITVVARDHGKPSLSASAYIVVYLSPDLNAQEPIGAVNLSLIFIIALGSIAAILFITMIFVAVKCKRDNKEIRTYNCRVAEYSYGNQKKSSKKKKLSKNDIRLVPRDVEETDKMNVTENYSIDSSYVNSRAHLIKSTSTFKDLEGNSLKDSGHEESDQTDSEHDVQRGHYVDTAVNDVLNMTVPPNVCQLPDQDPSEGFHCQDECRILGHSDRCWMPRVPARAKSPEHGRNVIALSIEATTVDVPHYEDGTTKRTFATFGKDGPEDVERGEIKGKRTQESQVCSPKANGGAVREAGNGREAASPITSPVHLKSPVSKPSSAYNTLKCRDAERIANHSLLRQPEGKDSEPAVREINTLLHDGRDKESPSSKRLKDIVL
- the pcdh19 gene encoding protocadherin-19 isoform X3; protein product: MELIQIIAVFLLFLIGVEAVINLKYGINEEMKPGSVIGNVTKDALKQGFQIAPQPPYLRVISNSEPRWVELSPAGILTTQMKIDRDVVCRQNPKCIISLEVMSNSMEICVIKVEIEDLNDNAPRFPTSHIDIEISENASPGTRFPLEGASDPDSGIFGVQSYSITPNELFGLEIKTRGDGSKIAELVVQKSLDRETQSHYTYEISAEDGGDPPKIGAVQLNIKVIDSNDNNPVFDEPVYTVNVMENSPMNTLVIDLNATDPDEGPNGEVVYSFNSYVTEKTRDAFKIDPRTGIITVNGILDYEATQIYEIDVQAKDLGPNSIPAHCKVTVNVMDTNDNPPVISLLSLNTEMVEVSENAQRGYVIALVRVSDKDSGANGKVQCRLQGNVPFRLQEYESFSTILVDGRLDREQKDTYNLTIQAEDSGTPPLRATKSLVVKVSDENDNPPHFLKPHYQEMVMENNLPGSCLLAVSAEDPDLGMNGTVSYSIVPGEIKHMDVNTYVSINPSGRIYSMRSFDHEYTRTFDFKVLARDNGNPSLSSNATVRIVVLDVNDNTPVMTNPPLVNGTAEVSIPRNAGVGYMVTQVKADDYDEGENGRLTYTISEGDRAFFEIDQVNGEVRSTRMFGENAKSTYEITVVARDHGKPSLSASAYIVVYLSPDLNAQEPIGAVNLSLIFIIALGSIAAILFITMIFVAVKCKRDNKEIRTYNCRVAEYSYGNQKKSSKKKKLSKNDIRLVPRDVEETDKMNVVSCSSLTSSLNYFDYHQQSLPLGCRRSESTFLNVENQNSRNAAPNHGYQHPFTGQGHQQPDLIINGMPLPETENYSIDSSYVNSRAHLIKRPPCSTSTFKDLEGNSLKDSGHEESDQTDSEHDVQRGHYVDTAVNDVLNMTVPPNVCQLPDQDPSEGFHCQDECRILGHSDRCWMPRVPARAKSPEHGRNVIALSIEATTVDVPHYEDGTTKRTFATFGKDGPEDVERGEIKGKRTQESQVCSPKANGGAVREAGNGREAASPITSPVHLKSPVSKPSSAYNTLKCRDAERIANHSLLRQPEGKDSEPAVREINTLLHDGRDKESPSSKRLKDIVL
- the pcdh19 gene encoding protocadherin-19 isoform X5 encodes the protein MELIQIIAVFLLFLIGVEAVINLKYGINEEMKPGSVIGNVTKDALKQGFQIAPQPPYLRVISNSEPRWVELSPAGILTTQMKIDRDVVCRQNPKCIISLEVMSNSMEICVIKVEIEDLNDNAPRFPTSHIDIEISENASPGTRFPLEGASDPDSGIFGVQSYSITPNELFGLEIKTRGDGSKIAELVVQKSLDRETQSHYTYEISAEDGGDPPKIGAVQLNIKVIDSNDNNPVFDEPVYTVNVMENSPMNTLVIDLNATDPDEGPNGEVVYSFNSYVTEKTRDAFKIDPRTGIITVNGILDYEATQIYEIDVQAKDLGPNSIPAHCKVTVNVMDTNDNPPVISLLSLNTEMVEVSENAQRGYVIALVRVSDKDSGANGKVQCRLQGNVPFRLQEYESFSTILVDGRLDREQKDTYNLTIQAEDSGTPPLRATKSLVVKVSDENDNPPHFLKPHYQEMVMENNLPGSCLLAVSAEDPDLGMNGTVSYSIVPGEIKHMDVNTYVSINPSGRIYSMRSFDHEYTRTFDFKVLARDNGNPSLSSNATVRIVVLDVNDNTPVMTNPPLVNGTAEVSIPRNAGVGYMVTQVKADDYDEGENGRLTYTISEGDRAFFEIDQVNGEVRSTRMFGENAKSTYEITVVARDHGKPSLSASAYIVVYLSPDLNAQEPIGAVNLSLIFIIALGSIAAILFITMIFVAVKCKRDNKEIRTYNCSFFYLRRVAEYSYGNQKKSSKKKKLSKNDIRLVPRDVEETDKMNVTENYSIDSSYVNSRAHLIKRPPCSTSTFKDLEGNSLKDSGHEESDQTDSEHDVQRGHYVDTAVNDVLNMTVPPNVCQLPDQDPSEGFHCQDECRILGHSDRCWMPRVPARAKSPEHGRNVIALSIEATTVDVPHYEDGTTKRTFATFGKDGPEDVERGEIKGKRTQESQVCSPKANGGAVREAGNGREAASPITSPVHLKSPVSKPSSAYNTLKCRDAERIANHSLLRQPEGKDSEPAVREINTLLHDGRDKESPSSKRLKDIVL
- the pcdh19 gene encoding protocadherin-19 isoform X2 — its product is MELIQIIAVFLLFLIGVEAVINLKYGINEEMKPGSVIGNVTKDALKQGFQIAPQPPYLRVISNSEPRWVELSPAGILTTQMKIDRDVVCRQNPKCIISLEVMSNSMEICVIKVEIEDLNDNAPRFPTSHIDIEISENASPGTRFPLEGASDPDSGIFGVQSYSITPNELFGLEIKTRGDGSKIAELVVQKSLDRETQSHYTYEISAEDGGDPPKIGAVQLNIKVIDSNDNNPVFDEPVYTVNVMENSPMNTLVIDLNATDPDEGPNGEVVYSFNSYVTEKTRDAFKIDPRTGIITVNGILDYEATQIYEIDVQAKDLGPNSIPAHCKVTVNVMDTNDNPPVISLLSLNTEMVEVSENAQRGYVIALVRVSDKDSGANGKVQCRLQGNVPFRLQEYESFSTILVDGRLDREQKDTYNLTIQAEDSGTPPLRATKSLVVKVSDENDNPPHFLKPHYQEMVMENNLPGSCLLAVSAEDPDLGMNGTVSYSIVPGEIKHMDVNTYVSINPSGRIYSMRSFDHEYTRTFDFKVLARDNGNPSLSSNATVRIVVLDVNDNTPVMTNPPLVNGTAEVSIPRNAGVGYMVTQVKADDYDEGENGRLTYTISEGDRAFFEIDQVNGEVRSTRMFGENAKSTYEITVVARDHGKPSLSASAYIVVYLSPDLNAQEPIGAVNLSLIFIIALGSIAAILFITMIFVAVKCKRDNKEIRTYNCSFFYLRRVAEYSYGNQKKSSKKKKLSKNDIRLVPRDVEETDKMNVVSCSSLTSSLNYFDYHQQSLPLGCRRSESTFLNVENQNSRNAAPNHGYQHPFTGQGHQQPDLIINGMPLPETENYSIDSSYVNSRAHLIKSTSTFKDLEGNSLKDSGHEESDQTDSEHDVQRGHYVDTAVNDVLNMTVPPNVCQLPDQDPSEGFHCQDECRILGHSDRCWMPRVPARAKSPEHGRNVIALSIEATTVDVPHYEDGTTKRTFATFGKDGPEDVERGEIKGKRTQESQVCSPKANGGAVREAGNGREAASPITSPVHLKSPVSKPSSAYNTLKCRDAERIANHSLLRQPEGKDSEPAVREINTLLHDGRDKESPSSKRLKDIVL
- the pcdh19 gene encoding protocadherin-19 isoform X1 translates to MELIQIIAVFLLFLIGVEAVINLKYGINEEMKPGSVIGNVTKDALKQGFQIAPQPPYLRVISNSEPRWVELSPAGILTTQMKIDRDVVCRQNPKCIISLEVMSNSMEICVIKVEIEDLNDNAPRFPTSHIDIEISENASPGTRFPLEGASDPDSGIFGVQSYSITPNELFGLEIKTRGDGSKIAELVVQKSLDRETQSHYTYEISAEDGGDPPKIGAVQLNIKVIDSNDNNPVFDEPVYTVNVMENSPMNTLVIDLNATDPDEGPNGEVVYSFNSYVTEKTRDAFKIDPRTGIITVNGILDYEATQIYEIDVQAKDLGPNSIPAHCKVTVNVMDTNDNPPVISLLSLNTEMVEVSENAQRGYVIALVRVSDKDSGANGKVQCRLQGNVPFRLQEYESFSTILVDGRLDREQKDTYNLTIQAEDSGTPPLRATKSLVVKVSDENDNPPHFLKPHYQEMVMENNLPGSCLLAVSAEDPDLGMNGTVSYSIVPGEIKHMDVNTYVSINPSGRIYSMRSFDHEYTRTFDFKVLARDNGNPSLSSNATVRIVVLDVNDNTPVMTNPPLVNGTAEVSIPRNAGVGYMVTQVKADDYDEGENGRLTYTISEGDRAFFEIDQVNGEVRSTRMFGENAKSTYEITVVARDHGKPSLSASAYIVVYLSPDLNAQEPIGAVNLSLIFIIALGSIAAILFITMIFVAVKCKRDNKEIRTYNCSFFYLRRVAEYSYGNQKKSSKKKKLSKNDIRLVPRDVEETDKMNVVSCSSLTSSLNYFDYHQQSLPLGCRRSESTFLNVENQNSRNAAPNHGYQHPFTGQGHQQPDLIINGMPLPETENYSIDSSYVNSRAHLIKRPPCSTSTFKDLEGNSLKDSGHEESDQTDSEHDVQRGHYVDTAVNDVLNMTVPPNVCQLPDQDPSEGFHCQDECRILGHSDRCWMPRVPARAKSPEHGRNVIALSIEATTVDVPHYEDGTTKRTFATFGKDGPEDVERGEIKGKRTQESQVCSPKANGGAVREAGNGREAASPITSPVHLKSPVSKPSSAYNTLKCRDAERIANHSLLRQPEGKDSEPAVREINTLLHDGRDKESPSSKRLKDIVL
- the pcdh19 gene encoding protocadherin-19 isoform X4, coding for MELIQIIAVFLLFLIGVEAVINLKYGINEEMKPGSVIGNVTKDALKQGFQIAPQPPYLRVISNSEPRWVELSPAGILTTQMKIDRDVVCRQNPKCIISLEVMSNSMEICVIKVEIEDLNDNAPRFPTSHIDIEISENASPGTRFPLEGASDPDSGIFGVQSYSITPNELFGLEIKTRGDGSKIAELVVQKSLDRETQSHYTYEISAEDGGDPPKIGAVQLNIKVIDSNDNNPVFDEPVYTVNVMENSPMNTLVIDLNATDPDEGPNGEVVYSFNSYVTEKTRDAFKIDPRTGIITVNGILDYEATQIYEIDVQAKDLGPNSIPAHCKVTVNVMDTNDNPPVISLLSLNTEMVEVSENAQRGYVIALVRVSDKDSGANGKVQCRLQGNVPFRLQEYESFSTILVDGRLDREQKDTYNLTIQAEDSGTPPLRATKSLVVKVSDENDNPPHFLKPHYQEMVMENNLPGSCLLAVSAEDPDLGMNGTVSYSIVPGEIKHMDVNTYVSINPSGRIYSMRSFDHEYTRTFDFKVLARDNGNPSLSSNATVRIVVLDVNDNTPVMTNPPLVNGTAEVSIPRNAGVGYMVTQVKADDYDEGENGRLTYTISEGDRAFFEIDQVNGEVRSTRMFGENAKSTYEITVVARDHGKPSLSASAYIVVYLSPDLNAQEPIGAVNLSLIFIIALGSIAAILFITMIFVAVKCKRDNKEIRTYNCRVAEYSYGNQKKSSKKKKLSKNDIRLVPRDVEETDKMNVVSCSSLTSSLNYFDYHQQSLPLGCRRSESTFLNVENQNSRNAAPNHGYQHPFTGQGHQQPDLIINGMPLPETENYSIDSSYVNSRAHLIKSTSTFKDLEGNSLKDSGHEESDQTDSEHDVQRGHYVDTAVNDVLNMTVPPNVCQLPDQDPSEGFHCQDECRILGHSDRCWMPRVPARAKSPEHGRNVIALSIEATTVDVPHYEDGTTKRTFATFGKDGPEDVERGEIKGKRTQESQVCSPKANGGAVREAGNGREAASPITSPVHLKSPVSKPSSAYNTLKCRDAERIANHSLLRQPEGKDSEPAVREINTLLHDGRDKESPSSKRLKDIVL